The region atgagatgacaatttatgtaCAAGCATCGTCCCCTGCAATACATAAGACGACAAGTTCGTGGAGACCGACGTCCCATGtagaatatgagaattttttcatttctctattttcaaccactatattcattcataatttcctgtgtaattacaacatagttCAGACATAATCAATAGGCAGACAAAATCAATAAAACTCAgtatgttccaaatctaaaaattacaaTATCAAAATATACACTTGGAATAACTATGTAAGTACTAACTAAATACtacaattagtatattttttaattctgatttcaaaagttactctagctatgactcatctgctcaagaagcttggctgcccattcatttcgagtttcattaatttcgccaagtgtatatgtattctttccaccacactacaaaacacaaaataaaaactaagtCAAAAATTAAATCCAATAGAATTGTAGTTCAATACTAATAAATACACTTACATTACTAGTTAGCCATTGCATTGGTGTCTCATTCAAGCAATAGTCCTTCATCATCCTTATGATATAAAAGCCACATTCTACTGACGATGTTTGACGAGGGCAATTGACTATTTTCCACTTGTAATTTTGTTCATTCCTTCCTGTCTTTCGCTTAATGTGTGAAGAGACACTATATATACATCAATATGAAgagcatattaattttttatttccatatcAAATAACCATATTATATTCTAAAATGAGTTTCAAATGTATTACTTGTTCATAAGGTTCTTCAAATCATATGGAGGAGATTTTCTAAGTGGATCAAGATAGTAACATGTATGGTCATCTGGATCAATGATCACTAACTTCCAGTGCATCTGCATTTAAACAaagttattaaaataaacatcataaggtataagtaaaattaatattaaatgaaaattttacttaCAAGAAATGGTATGGCATTAACCAAGTTTGACCCATTACTGTGTTATTGATACGCTCTGAGATAATTTCAGCACGATTATCCATATTTGTCCTGATTCTCGATGACCATGATGGCTCAATGAAACCAAAAAAGTGTGATATCTCTCTATCGCACAACTCGGAATATATTATACTACATACATGAAAGTTAATGATATTATAGTTATacttaaaaataaactaaaatatataatgcttattaatttaaaatttacctGATATAGAATGAAATGCAAGACGCGCCGATTTCTTCCATAAGTCCAAAGTGTACTATATCCTCATGTGAGATATATAAGGTATATTGTTCACCCATAATATTGGTCTCCATAAGAATGTCAATCATGAATCCTGGTTCTACGTACTTAACTAAACCTAGAAGTATCTTCAAAAACATGGGAAGTCCAGTGGGAACCTTGAAGATAATCGGCGACTTACTAGCCATACTTGATCTTGCCTCTTCTTGAGTAGTGGGAAGATGTTGTGGAGGATGTTTTAGGTCTTGTGTTGGCGGACAAGTTGCTGAAATCCTCTTTAGTCTCTTGGGTTCCTTCACAATTAACATAGAAAATCACAAAATACATTCAATTTATTATCAATGCAAATGCCCGTCCAAAATTGATATCTTCCTTTcatatatacatgtataaatatatatatataatattcttcATGGAGGGCTATAATTCTTTTAGTTGTAGTAGGTGAGAacaaatgtattaaaaaatgtaAGAATTTAGGAGTGTGAACATATATGGTTGTACATGGGAGGCATAATGAGAAAGACATTTTGAAAATATCGCAAAAGAGAAGTTTCTAACACACTATTTTATTATCTGTCTGTAGCAGCACTTGCAATTTATAGGTTGTATTTCAACCAAAACCAATaatgtaaatatataatttaagagACTAATTAAGTATGCTATGTCAATTCCTTTGGCACATGGCTCCTCACCAGTACCACACCATATATTTCTTTGTCAAAATCCCCATCTATTACACAATTTACTCCCTCTCTCTCCATGAAATTAAACATTTATGGATCTTTCAAGATGAAAATTTTTACAGCACATTAAAAGTTACCTGTTCATGATCATAAGTAATGATCAGATGCAATGGCCAAGCAACATAATTGTTGATTGCATGAACCACAAGAGTCATCTCATCCCCAACTGAGACAGGTAGTTTTGCACTCCCATCTAGACATCTATCAACAAACACGCGATAGTTACCAGGTGCTAAACTTTTCCCATGTACATTGCCTTTGGTAGCCACCACCCGTCCAAGAGCCACAACATCACCACCTTGCCCAATGTATAATTTGCACTTAACATCTTTCTGCAATGATGTTATAGTTAGTATAAGTTAAATAATCATTTCttaaaaaatataagagaatTTACCTTTAGTGGCTCAGGATGAATAGAAGGTGAAGGTGTAG is a window of Humulus lupulus chromosome 4, drHumLupu1.1, whole genome shotgun sequence DNA encoding:
- the LOC133831991 gene encoding uncharacterized protein LOC133831991, with protein sequence MDNRAEIISERINNTMHWKLVIIDPDDHTCYYLDPLRKSPPYDLKNLMNNVSSHIKRKTGRNEQNYKWKIVNCPRQTSSVECGFYIIRMMKDYCLNETPMQWLTSNCGGKNTYTLGEINETRNEWAAKLLEQMSHS
- the LOC133828880 gene encoding uncharacterized protein LOC133828880 — protein: MDTTPDVEAPIDTTPEVEVLIDTTPGVEAPVDTSTLYETPTPSPSIHPEPLKKDVKCKLYIGQGGDVVALGRVVATKGNVHGKSLAPGNYRVFVDRCLDGSAKLPVSVGDEMTLVVHAINNYVAWPLHLIITYDHEQVTFNVL